Sequence from the Thermodesulfobacteriota bacterium genome:
CAGGTTTCCGAAACTGGGATATTTGTTCTCCAGATAATAATCCCGTTCAGACTCCGGAATCTGGTGAGGTCTGCGTTTGTCTCCCGGATTTTTAGGCACCCATACCCGACCGTCGTTTCTCAGGCTTTCGCTCATTAGGGTGAGTTTAGACTGGTAATCGCCGTGTACCGGAATACAGGTGGGATGAATTTGGGTAAAACACGGATTGGCAAAATATGCCCCTTTTTTATATGCCCTGAACGCGGCGCTGGCATTGGATGCCATGGCATTGGTGGAAAGAAAGTAAACATTGCCGTAGCCACCGGTGCACAGGACAACAGCATCGCCTGAATGTGTTTCAATTTCACCGGTAATCAGGTTTCGGGCAACTATTCCCCTGGCCTGCCCGTCCACAACGACGAGGTCGAGCATTTCCCTTCGGGGAAACATTTTAACTTTGCCTGTTCCCACCTGTCGCATAAGGGCACTGTATGCGCCAAGAAGAAGCTGCTGACCTGTCTGTCCCCTTGCATAAAAAGTTCTTTGGACTTGGGCGCCCCCAAAGCTCCTGTTTGCCAGGAGTCCACCGTAATCCCGTGCAAAGGGAACCCCCTGTGCCACACACTGATCAATAATGTTATTGCTTACCTGGGCAAGCCGATGCACATTGGCCTCTCGGGCCCTGAAATCACCACCTTTTATGGTATCATAAAATAGCCGCCATATACTGTCTCCCTCATTGGTATAATTTTTGGCCGCATTGATTCCTCCCTGGGCTGCAATGCTGTGAGCCCGCCGGGGACTGTCCTGTATGCAGAATGTCTTTACATTGTATCCCAGTTCGGCAAGGGAAGCGGACGCACTTCCCCCGGCAAGTCCGGTTCCCACAACAATAATTTCAAATTTTCTTTTATTTGCAGGATTGACCAGTTTGAGCTCAAACCGGTGTCTGTCCCACTTTTCGGCAAGCGGGCCAGCAGGAATTTTCGCATCAAGCTTCATGTATTATCTCCTTGTACGATAAGTGGGTAAAAAGGTTACGTCCCGCCGCGGCAGGATGGTAACACTATAAAAATTACTGATGTTTTCGGGTTCAGGAGTACCTTTCTTTGCTCGGCCCTGCCCATAGAACGCTTCATATTTCGCTTAACTCTGAATTACTGAAGCATTGAACCCTTGGACGGTTACCCTCAGGCCATATACGCAAGATAAATCGGGAGTGAACCGAACCCGAGCACAATGATTATACTGAAAACATAACTTAGGCCCTTTATAAAAGGCATGTACTTTACATGGTTGGCACCCAGAGTTTGAAATGCACTCCAAAGACCGTGACTTATATGAACCGCTGCAACGATCATGGCCGAAACGTAAATAATGACATAGGTAAAATTTGCGAATGCACTGTGCACTATTTGATAAATGGTTGTGTCGGTTTTATCAATAAAGTGAAAATTAATCAGATGCAACACGATAAAAATAAGCAGAATGAAACCGGTATACGGCATTGTGGCTGAACCAATGGTTCGTCCTCCGGCGCTTTTGTTAACTGAATACCGTATCGGCCTGGACCTAAAGTTCTGGTAAAAAAGTGTGGCACCTGTCAATATGTGTACCACAGCAAAAAATAAAAGCCCGAGTTCAACCAGCGTAATAATTGGCCCCAGGGAATGCAGATGTTCGGCATATGAATTAAAAGCATCCTTTCCCATGTAGATGGTAAGATTACCGGCAAGATGCCCTGCGAGAAAACCGCAAAAGCAAAGGCCGGTTATTGCCATCATCAGCTTCTTGCCGATTGAAGATAACAGGGTGCTCGCAAGCCAGTTCATTTTTTCCTCCATGGTTTTGTCGTTGATCAGTCTTCGCTTCTATTCAGGCTTCGCAGTGGTAAGCCAGCTTCCGGGTTTACGATTCAAGGGTTTTCCGCTAAATGCGGGATTAACCGCGAACCTTTTGCAAAGGAGTACTTTTATTCTCAAACCATGGAACTGTCAATAAAATTTTACATATAATTTTGCAATATGTCACCTTATTTCCCTTCTTAGTTATAAAAAAAGATAAATTCACCTTTCGCTCTTGACAAATTGTATGTTTTTAGCATACAATGTAGCACATACAGATCTACGGAAGGCAAGCCTGTTGAAAAGCAATGACACAAAAATGCCATATTAAATCCTGGCACCACACTGTTTATATGGGTAGTTAAATATTGCCTTTGCAACGCCTTTGGGATATAGTTTCCAAGAGGCGTTTTTTTAGTACTTTAACCACACCCAATGAATTTGGAGCATTTTTTATGATTCAACATGAAATCGATATATTCCATATGATGGTTAATGCCGGCCTGATGGTTCAGGCTGTTTTGCTGCTTCTGTTATTTTTTTCCATATCATCATGGGCAATCATCCTAATTAAATACAGGTATATCATGAAAGCCTTTCGCGAATCAGCCAGGTTTACCGATTTTTTCTGGAAAAGCCGGGATCTGTCCAATGCGTTTATAAAAGCAAAACAGCTGGGAGGCAGCCCTGTTGCAAGAGTTTTCCGGGTGGGCTATCTTGAACTTAAGAAATTGAGTAAATCCGGTGTTCCCTTATCATCATCTCAGTCCGCTGAGGATAAAACCTCGTCACTTTCTTCCATGTTTACCGGCACTGATAATGTCAAACGTGCTTTACGTCGCGCCATCAACACAGAAATGACCAAAATGACTCAAATGGTTCCTTTCCTGGCTACAACCGGAAATACAGCCCCTTTCATCGGTCTGTTCGGCACTGTCTGGGGTATCATGAATTCTTTTCATGGCATCGGTCTCAAAGGATCGGCCAGCCTGGCTGTTGTTGCTCCCGGTATATCAGAAGCGCTTGTTGCCACTGCTGTCGGCTTGGCAGTGGCCATACCTGCAGTCATTGCTTTTAATTATTTTACACAGAAAATAAGGATTATTGAGTCTGAATTGCAAAGTTTTGCCGCAGACTTTCTAAATATCGTCGAACGCGACATTCTAAGGATAGAAAGGAGAAGGAAATGACCAACGGAGGCAATCAGAGCCGCCTGATGTCTGATATTAACGTGACACCGTTTGTCGATGTCATGCTTGTGCTATTAATCATCTTTATGGTGACCGCTCCGATGATGATGGAAGGTGTGAATGTCACTTTACCTGAAGCCACTTCAAAGCCGCTTGTATCTGAAAAAAAGCCTCTGATAGTTAATATAGACCCTGAAAACAATATTTTCATCAATGATTTTAAGGTAAATGTGGATGGCCTGGGAGAAAAACTGAATAAAATATTAGACGGCAGAAAAGACCGTGAAGTTTATCTTAAGGCGGATAAGAATATTTCTTACGGAATGGTTGTACGGGTAATGTCGGAAATAAAAGCGGCCGGGGTTGAAAAGCTCGGCATGGTCACCATACCGATCAGCGAAAAAAATCGATCTGGAAAGTAAAAATTGAAAAAATTAGCTTTAGGGAAATGGTAACTAAAAAAACATACGCCCATACAGATATGTTGCATCCGGACAGGGAAAATACCGGTACATTATTTTTATTTGTCTCTGTTTCCACCGTGTTCCATTTTATTTTTTTTGCTGTTTTGATTTTTTTACCCGATTTTTCCCCCAAAAAAAAGTTTTCCATGGCTGCCATAAATGTCAGCCTGGTTTCGATACCTGATGCGGGAAAACCGGCAGTATCGAGCAACAGAACTTCTGTTACGAGGTTAAACCGCGCTAAAAATTTAACATCAACAAAAAATGCGGCAAAAACGATATCCATTGCACCGCGGAAAATAAAAGTTAAAAAATCGCTTAAAAAAAAGACGTTTAAATCAGATAAGGTGGTAAAAAGCGCCATATCGGAACTTAAAAAAAAGGTTGACGAATCAACACCAAAGCCGATAACCAAAGCCCTTGAACGTCTCAAACGTGAAGTTGAACAAACAGCGCCGGTCAGGCATACAGAAACCAAAGGGGTGACAGGGTCAAATACCGGCACCTATGGAAAGCCCGATGCCAAGGGCGAAAAAACCCCTGAAATCATGCAGATATATAACGCTGAAATTGCCTGGCAAATCAAAAAGAACTGGGTCTTTTCTGAGGACTTCGCACAAAGTAGCTCTGATCTTGAGGCTGCCCTGGCTATTAGAATTGCGTCCAATGGTGAAATTCAGGAAATCTGGTTCGATAAAAAATCAGGGAACAGTTTTTTGGATGATTCAGCGTATAAAGCGATCATGAAGTCTAACCCGCTTCCTCCGCTTCCTAAGGGATTTTCGCTTCCGTATTACACGGTTGGGTTTTTATTCGGACCTAAGGGAATTAAATAGCTCATGGTTCAGAGCGCATGGCTGATATTGAAATGATTAAATCCTTTATTCTACGAGCGTTGAGCTTTGAACCCTGAACGAATAACCATGAAATAACTTAATGAAACGATATCTAATAAAAATATTACCTTTGGTTGCTCTGGCTTTGTTTATCATTCCGGGATTGTCCCATGCGGATTATGATTATATTGACATCAATAATCCTTTCTTGCGTAAAATTCCCATGGCGATTCCTGTCTTTTCCACCCTGCCAAATGCAAAAGCAAAAAAAACGATTTTAAAAAGGGCATCGAATTTACTTTCAGATACGCTTGAATTTACAGGGTATTTCAAGATGCTGGATCGAGACGCCTTCCTTATCGATCCTGACAATGCACCTTTGATTACCCCGAAAATCAACTTTAATAACTGGGTAAGTATCGGGGCTGAGTTTCTTATTACCGGTGGCCTGGCGGAAAAAAATAACACCATTGCCATGGAGCTTCGACTGTTCGATACCTTTAAGGGGAAAAGGCTGGTAGGTAAAAAGTATGAAGGGCCCACCAAGGACCTTCGTCAAATGGTGCGCCGTTTTTGCAGCGAGGTTATCTATCATCTCACCGGCAATCGTGGTATTTTTAACAGTAAAATAGCATTTATATCAACCGGTTCAGGGAATAAGGAAATTTTTATCTGTGATTTTGACGGTTCCAATATAAAACAGCTGACGCAAAATAATCGAATTAACCTTTTCCCGGCATGGTCATCCGATGCAAAATGGATGGCCTATACCTCTTATTTGAATGGAAAACCAGATATTTACATCATAAATTTAAAAAACAAGCATCGCACGTCAATATCCAAAAAAGGCCTCAATATTGCACCGGCATGGAAGCCCGCCAGATTTGAACTGGCAGCCACACTTTCCTTTTCAGGAGATCAGGAAATTTATCTGTTGACTGGAACAGGAAAAATTATTAAAAGACTGACCAGGAAATGGGGCAGCGATGTATCACCGACCTGGTCCCCGGACGGTAAAAAAATCGCCTTTGTTTCCAACCGTGCCGGATCACCTCAAATTTATATAAAGGATATCGCTTCAGGACAGGTTGAAAGGTTGACATTTAACGGCCAATACAATACACAACCAGACTGGTCTCCCCGGGGAGACAAAATTGTCTATTCGTCACTACAGCAAGGAAGAAATAATATTTTCGTGGTTGACATCAAGAATCGGCAACCGACACAGCTTACCTTCGATTCAGGAAACAACGAAGCCCCTTCCTGGTCATCAGATGGAAGCCTGATTGTATTTAGCTCAACACGAAAAGGACCGTCCAGACTCTATATTATGACTGCCTTTGGAACCGACCAGAGGCGGTTGCTTTTTTTACGCGGTGAGCAGACCAACCCAAAATGGTCACCGAATGTTAACAATGAATAGATGACTTTTGATTTTGAAAGGAGGAAAAAAATGCGAAAAAATTTGTGGATAGGTTTAGTGATGCTTTTTTTAATTCCCGGGTTGCTGTTTACCGTATCCTGTGCCCAACAAGAAGTTAAGGATACGACTGAAGAAACAGCTACGGAACCTGAAAAAGCACCTGAAGAAACAGCAACACAGGCAAGTAAAGGAATTCAGCAGCCCACTGAAGACATGACTGCGGAAGAACGAGCCGCTCTGGCAGCACGGAACATGTTCTTGAGCGAAGATATCTACTTCGAGTTTGATAAAGCCACCCTTGATTCAATGGCACAAGATATCTTATCAAGAAAGTCGGACTGGATGCGGGATAACCCTGATGTGGTCGTGAGCATTGAAGGCCATTGTGATGAGCGCGGCACCAATGAATACAATCTTGCCCTGGGCGAAAAACGTGCTGAAAGCGCAAAGTCTTTTCTCGTTGACCTTGGCATTGATGCTTACAGAATTTCAACTGTAAGCTATGGTGAAGAACGTCCTGCAGATGAAGGTCACAACGAAGAGGCCTGGGCCAAAAACAGGCGAGCTCATTTTATTATTCCATAAAATATTTATTCATGAGCCTAAAACAGACCGCCCGCCTTTATGGCGTGCGGTCTGTTTTCCAAAGATCTCTCTGTATCACATGATCAACTATCGTTATTCTTTCTAACATGAAACACGCAATCCCAATTATCATTGTTTTTTTTCTCGTTATGTGCGGATGCGCATCCCAGCAGGATGTAATCATTCTGGATGATCGTCTGGTGGAATTAGAATATCAGCTGTCCAAGATTAAAACGGTCACAAAATCTCAAAAATCCGAGGGTAAAAAATTAAGGGGTCAGTCTGCCGGACTTCGCGCAGAACTCAGCGAAATCAGAGCAGAAATTCAGGCATTAAATGGAAAAATTGAAGAAACCGAATTCCTGCTAAAACAAAATTTAACCGCTTCTTCAAAGGCAGAAGATGATTTAAACAAAAAGTCGGAAAAACGGTTGGAAAGGTTGAAGGAGATTACCGCTTTTAATAAAGAGCGTATTATTCGTATTGAGCAGTACCTGAATCTCGAATTTTCCGAATCCGCCCATAGCCAAAAAACCGGCCTTGCCAAAAAGCCAACTCCCCAAGTTGAAAAAAAACTGACTGAAAATGAACTGTACCAACAGGCAAAACAGGCCTTTGACGAAGGCAACCTTGACGATGCACGCGATAAATTTAAAGAATTGTTGGATCGATACCCAAAATCAAAAAGTGCGGATAACGCCCAATTTTGGATCGGTGAGATCTTTTATCGTGAAAAATGGTATGAAAAAGCAATTTTGGAATATCAGAAAGTGATTGAAAATTATCCCAAAGGGAATAAAGTTCAAGCTTCCCTGTTAAAACAGGGATTTGCCTTTTATAACCTTAAAGATAAACCAAATTCCCGTCTTATTTTTAAAGAACTGATAAAGAAATTTCCCGGATCAAACGAAGCAAAAATTGCAAGAAAAAAGCTAAAAGAGTTCTAACAGGTAATGAACGCATGATGATGAAGATCATCGGCATAGATCCTGGCCTGGCGGCAACGGGTGTTGGCATTGTCAGAGGAACAGGGTTTAAAATCGATGGTTTTTCCTTTGGTGCAATCAACACTTCCAAAAACATCTCTTTGCCAAACCGGCTGGAACAAATCTACTCACGTCTTCTTTCTCTTTTACAAGACGAAAAACCCGACCTTATGGTTGTGGAAGATGTATTTTCCCTTCCCAAATACCCAAAATCGGGTATCACTTTGGGGCGGGTGACAGGAGTGATTATTCTTGCAGGTTGCCAGGCCAATGTCGCCATTAAGGAGATTTCTGTCCGTGAGGCCAAGCAGGCTTTAACCGGAAATGGGAATGCAAGTAAAATACAACTTGAAAAATCAGTGCGAAATTTGTTACACATTGAAACACCGATTAGACCTTACCATGCATCAGATGCCCTGGGTCTTTCAATTATCGGTCTTTATCGCTCCGGAAATGATAACACCCAACTAATCGATAATTCAACTATTTTTAATAACAAGTGACAAAATCGAATGATCGGATATCTAGAGGGCAAACTATTAAAAAAAGAAGAGGATCGCATACTTCTTCTGGTGAACCATGTCGGATATGAAATTCTTCTTCCTTCAATCGTGGCGGAAACTTTAACTAACAAAATTGTTGGCGATGAGCTTTCTCTTTACATCTATTACCAGCAAACTGAAAGGCAGCCAAAACCTGTGCTCATCGGCTTTAATCTGGAAGCTGAAAGGGATTTCTTTCAACTTTTTATTTCCGTTGAAGCGGTGGGTCCATTAAAAGCCGCCCGTGCTATGAAAATTCCTGTTCGTGAAATCGCACGCGCCATTGAAACAGAAAATGCTTCCGTTCTCAAACAGTTAAAAGGTATCGGTGACCGAACTGCTCAGAAAATTATTGCCACGTTAAAAGGCAAAATGGAAAAATTTGTATTAATCAGCAAAGGAGATACGGTTACCGCTCCTGTCTATGTCGATTTTAAAAACCAGGTTCTCAGAGTTCTTGTTGACCAGCTTGGACATAAAACCTCGGATGCAAAACAAATGATCGCCCAAGCATTAAGTCGTAACCAATCTATTGCAACCCCCGAAGAACTCTTTGAAGAAGTATATCGCGGGGAAGTTGTTTCTTAAATGTTGATCTTATAGCTGACCGTTTAGGTAGTTGAGAATATTTAACCCATTATGAATTAGAGAAAAAATCATATGACAGATGATATCATCACACATTCTTCCAATGATCAGGGTATCCTCTCCGGGTCTTGCCTGCCTGTAGACCAGGAACCTGAAATTCTGTCCCTGCGTCCATTAAATTTCTCAGACTATATCGGCCAGTCCGAGATCGTAGAAACCCTCAAAATTGCTATTCAAGCCGCAAAGAAGCGCAACGAGCCGACCGATCATGTTCTTTTCCACGGCCCTCCTGGACTCGGGAAAACCACACTGGCTCATATTATAGCAAATGAAATGGGCGCAAATATCACCGTCACTTCAGGGCCTGCTCTAGATAAAGGCGGAAACCTGATAGGCATTCTGACCCATCTCGAATACGGGGATCTTTTGTTTGTTGATGAAATTCACCGAACGCCAAAGGCGGTGGAAGAGTTTTTATATCCGGCCATGGAAGATTTTGCGGTTGATTTCATGTTTGACAAGGGTTTTCATGCACGAAGTCACCGCTATCGACTGAACCGTTTCACCCTTGTGGGAGCCACCACCCGTGTGGGTCTTTTATCTGCACCTTTGCGGGATCGGTTTGGTATCTTCAGAAGCCTTGATTTTTATAGCGAGACGGATCTGGTTAAAATTTCCCGACGATCAGCCACCCTGCTCGAAACGAAAATTGATGACGAAGGAGCAATAGAACTGGCCAAGCGTTCCAGGGGAACACCCCGGATTTTAAATCGGCTGCTAAAACGAGTACGGGATTATTCTCTGGTTAAGATAGACGGAACAATCTCCCGACAAGCAGTAAAAGCCGCGCTTACTCTTGAAGGTGTTGACGAGAAGGGATTGACCAATCTTGACCGACGCTTTCTTAAAACGATTATCGAATTTTATAATGGCGGCCCTGTCGGTATTGATGCGATTGCCGCCACCCTTCAGGAAGAAACCGATACGCTCGTGGATGTGGTCGAACCGTATCTTTTGAAAATCGGAATGATTATTCGAACATCTTCCGGGCGAAAAGCCTCTGAGTCTGCCTACCGCCATCTCGGATACAGTGTTCAGAAAAAGTTGTTTCGATAACAAAAGAAAGGCAGAAGGCACAAAGGCAGAAGGAAAAAAGAAAATCAAACGTTCAACATCAAATGTTAAAT
This genomic interval carries:
- a CDS encoding fumarate reductase/succinate dehydrogenase flavoprotein subunit, whose product is MKLDAKIPAGPLAEKWDRHRFELKLVNPANKRKFEIIVVGTGLAGGSASASLAELGYNVKTFCIQDSPRRAHSIAAQGGINAAKNYTNEGDSIWRLFYDTIKGGDFRAREANVHRLAQVSNNIIDQCVAQGVPFARDYGGLLANRSFGGAQVQRTFYARGQTGQQLLLGAYSALMRQVGTGKVKMFPRREMLDLVVVDGQARGIVARNLITGEIETHSGDAVVLCTGGYGNVYFLSTNAMASNASAAFRAYKKGAYFANPCFTQIHPTCIPVHGDYQSKLTLMSESLRNDGRVWVPKNPGDKRRPHQIPESERDYYLENKYPSFGNLVPRDVASRNAKEQCDMGKGVGETGLAVYLDFDDAIKRDGKDVIEKKYGNLFQMYEKITAENPYETPMMIYPAIHYTMGGLWVDYNLMSTIDGLFVLGEANFSDHGANRLGASALMQGLADGYFVLPYTIGGYLAGTSLKEVTTDHSAFKESRTSVNDSIERLLSINGKRTVDDFHKQLGHIMWDYCGMARNNQGLEKARGLIQQLREEFWEDVIVPGSSKDFNQSLERAGRVADFLEFGELMLIDAISRQESCGGHFNEAYQTDENEALRDDENFCHVSAWEYAGKDNEPALNKEELKFENVELTQRSYK
- a CDS encoding succinate dehydrogenase cytochrome b subunit, with amino-acid sequence MNWLASTLLSSIGKKLMMAITGLCFCGFLAGHLAGNLTIYMGKDAFNSYAEHLHSLGPIITLVELGLLFFAVVHILTGATLFYQNFRSRPIRYSVNKSAGGRTIGSATMPYTGFILLIFIVLHLINFHFIDKTDTTIYQIVHSAFANFTYVIIYVSAMIVAAVHISHGLWSAFQTLGANHVKYMPFIKGLSYVFSIIIVLGFGSLPIYLAYMA
- the tolQ gene encoding protein TolQ yields the protein MIQHEIDIFHMMVNAGLMVQAVLLLLLFFSISSWAIILIKYRYIMKAFRESARFTDFFWKSRDLSNAFIKAKQLGGSPVARVFRVGYLELKKLSKSGVPLSSSQSAEDKTSSLSSMFTGTDNVKRALRRAINTEMTKMTQMVPFLATTGNTAPFIGLFGTVWGIMNSFHGIGLKGSASLAVVAPGISEALVATAVGLAVAIPAVIAFNYFTQKIRIIESELQSFAADFLNIVERDILRIERRRK
- the tolR gene encoding protein TolR yields the protein MTNGGNQSRLMSDINVTPFVDVMLVLLIIFMVTAPMMMEGVNVTLPEATSKPLVSEKKPLIVNIDPENNIFINDFKVNVDGLGEKLNKILDGRKDREVYLKADKNISYGMVVRVMSEIKAAGVEKLGMVTIPISEKNRSGK
- a CDS encoding energy transducer TonB, translating into MVTKKTYAHTDMLHPDRENTGTLFLFVSVSTVFHFIFFAVLIFLPDFSPKKKFSMAAINVSLVSIPDAGKPAVSSNRTSVTRLNRAKNLTSTKNAAKTISIAPRKIKVKKSLKKKTFKSDKVVKSAISELKKKVDESTPKPITKALERLKREVEQTAPVRHTETKGVTGSNTGTYGKPDAKGEKTPEIMQIYNAEIAWQIKKNWVFSEDFAQSSSDLEAALAIRIASNGEIQEIWFDKKSGNSFLDDSAYKAIMKSNPLPPLPKGFSLPYYTVGFLFGPKGIK
- the tolB gene encoding Tol-Pal system beta propeller repeat protein TolB; its protein translation is MKRYLIKILPLVALALFIIPGLSHADYDYIDINNPFLRKIPMAIPVFSTLPNAKAKKTILKRASNLLSDTLEFTGYFKMLDRDAFLIDPDNAPLITPKINFNNWVSIGAEFLITGGLAEKNNTIAMELRLFDTFKGKRLVGKKYEGPTKDLRQMVRRFCSEVIYHLTGNRGIFNSKIAFISTGSGNKEIFICDFDGSNIKQLTQNNRINLFPAWSSDAKWMAYTSYLNGKPDIYIINLKNKHRTSISKKGLNIAPAWKPARFELAATLSFSGDQEIYLLTGTGKIIKRLTRKWGSDVSPTWSPDGKKIAFVSNRAGSPQIYIKDIASGQVERLTFNGQYNTQPDWSPRGDKIVYSSLQQGRNNIFVVDIKNRQPTQLTFDSGNNEAPSWSSDGSLIVFSSTRKGPSRLYIMTAFGTDQRRLLFLRGEQTNPKWSPNVNNE
- the pal gene encoding peptidoglycan-associated lipoprotein Pal, whose translation is MRKNLWIGLVMLFLIPGLLFTVSCAQQEVKDTTEETATEPEKAPEETATQASKGIQQPTEDMTAEERAALAARNMFLSEDIYFEFDKATLDSMAQDILSRKSDWMRDNPDVVVSIEGHCDERGTNEYNLALGEKRAESAKSFLVDLGIDAYRISTVSYGEERPADEGHNEEAWAKNRRAHFIIP
- the ybgF gene encoding tol-pal system protein YbgF, with protein sequence MKHAIPIIIVFFLVMCGCASQQDVIILDDRLVELEYQLSKIKTVTKSQKSEGKKLRGQSAGLRAELSEIRAEIQALNGKIEETEFLLKQNLTASSKAEDDLNKKSEKRLERLKEITAFNKERIIRIEQYLNLEFSESAHSQKTGLAKKPTPQVEKKLTENELYQQAKQAFDEGNLDDARDKFKELLDRYPKSKSADNAQFWIGEIFYREKWYEKAILEYQKVIENYPKGNKVQASLLKQGFAFYNLKDKPNSRLIFKELIKKFPGSNEAKIARKKLKEF
- a CDS encoding crossover junction endodeoxyribonuclease RuvC: MMMKIIGIDPGLAATGVGIVRGTGFKIDGFSFGAINTSKNISLPNRLEQIYSRLLSLLQDEKPDLMVVEDVFSLPKYPKSGITLGRVTGVIILAGCQANVAIKEISVREAKQALTGNGNASKIQLEKSVRNLLHIETPIRPYHASDALGLSIIGLYRSGNDNTQLIDNSTIFNNK
- the ruvA gene encoding Holliday junction branch migration protein RuvA, translated to MIGYLEGKLLKKEEDRILLLVNHVGYEILLPSIVAETLTNKIVGDELSLYIYYQQTERQPKPVLIGFNLEAERDFFQLFISVEAVGPLKAARAMKIPVREIARAIETENASVLKQLKGIGDRTAQKIIATLKGKMEKFVLISKGDTVTAPVYVDFKNQVLRVLVDQLGHKTSDAKQMIAQALSRNQSIATPEELFEEVYRGEVVS
- the ruvB gene encoding Holliday junction branch migration DNA helicase RuvB codes for the protein MTDDIITHSSNDQGILSGSCLPVDQEPEILSLRPLNFSDYIGQSEIVETLKIAIQAAKKRNEPTDHVLFHGPPGLGKTTLAHIIANEMGANITVTSGPALDKGGNLIGILTHLEYGDLLFVDEIHRTPKAVEEFLYPAMEDFAVDFMFDKGFHARSHRYRLNRFTLVGATTRVGLLSAPLRDRFGIFRSLDFYSETDLVKISRRSATLLETKIDDEGAIELAKRSRGTPRILNRLLKRVRDYSLVKIDGTISRQAVKAALTLEGVDEKGLTNLDRRFLKTIIEFYNGGPVGIDAIAATLQEETDTLVDVVEPYLLKIGMIIRTSSGRKASESAYRHLGYSVQKKLFR